A part of Acidimicrobiia bacterium genomic DNA contains:
- the gltB gene encoding glutamate synthase large subunit, with protein sequence MRITKKGELRLALPLYDPAGFRDACGVGFVADRHGRRTHRLARLAVECLHNLDHRGARSADGTGDGAGIMTRIPHRLMARELDARALAVPELLGVMMTFLPRSDADRCRKTVEAAVESEQLDFLTWRRVPVGPMALSDTARASVPIIEQALIAAPAGIDEEEFERQLYLARRVAERRAAADEIDGFSIPSASCRTIVYKGLFTASFIEAFYWDLADSMYETDFAIFHQRYSTNTFPAWALAQPFHTIAHNGEINTVQANRSWMAARSNDLDSAVWGSRTQDLKPLVESTGSDSASLDDAFEVLIRSGRSVAHVKEMLIPAAWENVSDLAPELLSFYEYHAFLTEPWDGPAAIAASDGRHVIAGLDRNGLRPSRWTLTPDLVIVASEAGIAPAEEIQALRTGQLGPGETIMVDLTTGAVSFDGEIKSALAARAPYGEWIRTNTNYVRNPFDDQQDELFDPARLARVFGYTNEERRLILEQMTAGVEPVLSMGHDTGLAVLSGFPQRLSRYFHQAFAQVTNPPMDPIRERLVMSLRSYLGRRGSLLEETEQQAHLMELASPVLSDAEVQRLRSSSDPAFESVWLEALFPAEEGAGGMVEAVGRLCDEAEAAAAEGVTILIVSDKEVDGTRAPIPILLAVGAVHHRLVETGLRIRCSIIAVSGEPRDAHDVACLIGFGASAVNPYLAIEEVRAMAERGDVALDAVAAQEGYRESLEKGLLKIMSKMGICTITAYLGSELFEAIGLDEEVCELAFRFVPRRIGGVGLDKIASDALGRHAAFAAGEEEVGGYYRHRSGGMTHINGPRTVLALQKAVRSGLRSDWDAYRAVVQQDREPLEIRDLLDFHPAAVPGPIDEVESIDRIMRRFTTAAMSHGALSKEAHETLAEAMNYIGGLSNSGEGGEDPARYGTPRNSPIKQVASGRFGVTPGYLASAEEFQIKMAQGSKPGEGGQLPGHKVSGEIATLRHTEPGVTLISPPPHHDIYSIEDLAQLIHDLKAFKPLARVSVKLVSGPGVGTIAVGVAKALADVVLISGNSGGTGASPLVSIKHAGSPWELGLAEAHQALVGDGLRHTMTVETDGGMRTGRDVVMAALLGADRYGFGTVALLALGCKMVRQCHENTCPVGITTQREDLRAKYAGSVEQLVVLFRNIAEDVREHLAMLGVHTLDEVIGRADLLTARVSGDPIAAQFLSLMARPEALLDNRFGTNRSFRTVARSRVGEQLALEGRRVISTGASLELAYPVRNTDRAVGTRLSGEIAEVHGDDGLPDGTINVRLSGTAGQSFGAFLSTGVALRLVGIANDYVGKGMGGGLISIRPEAGEPGAAAHGAGNACLYGATGGALYVAGTVGQRFAVRNSGATAVIEGASDHCCEYMTGGRVAVIGPVGRNVAAGMTGGVLYVWDPEAKPHFAESAPTAARLEDGDATEVRQMLHDHIAETRSRVAERIVDRWDEARHEFWVLRANTPIADDQPVLDAAVG encoded by the coding sequence ATGCGCATAACCAAGAAAGGCGAACTGCGTTTGGCGCTGCCGCTCTACGACCCGGCCGGGTTCCGCGACGCCTGCGGTGTCGGGTTCGTCGCGGATCGCCACGGGCGGCGGACCCATCGGCTGGCGCGGCTCGCCGTCGAGTGCCTCCACAACCTCGACCATCGCGGGGCACGAAGCGCAGACGGGACGGGCGACGGAGCAGGGATCATGACGAGGATCCCTCACCGGCTCATGGCGAGAGAGCTCGACGCCAGAGCTCTGGCGGTCCCCGAGCTCCTCGGCGTGATGATGACCTTCCTGCCGCGGAGCGACGCAGATCGCTGCCGGAAGACCGTCGAAGCAGCCGTCGAGTCGGAACAGCTCGACTTCCTGACATGGCGGCGCGTCCCGGTCGGGCCGATGGCGCTCTCCGACACGGCCAGGGCTTCGGTTCCGATCATCGAGCAAGCCCTCATCGCGGCACCGGCCGGCATCGACGAAGAGGAGTTCGAGCGGCAGCTCTACTTGGCGCGCCGGGTCGCCGAGCGCCGCGCCGCCGCCGACGAGATCGATGGCTTCTCGATCCCGTCCGCCTCCTGCAGGACGATCGTCTACAAGGGCCTGTTCACCGCGTCGTTCATCGAGGCCTTCTACTGGGACCTCGCCGACTCGATGTACGAGACGGACTTCGCCATCTTCCACCAGCGCTACTCGACGAACACGTTCCCTGCGTGGGCGCTGGCGCAGCCGTTCCACACGATCGCCCACAACGGCGAGATCAACACCGTCCAGGCAAACCGGTCGTGGATGGCGGCCCGCAGCAACGACCTCGACTCGGCCGTGTGGGGATCCCGCACCCAGGACCTCAAGCCCCTCGTCGAGTCGACCGGGAGCGACTCGGCGAGCCTCGACGACGCATTCGAGGTCCTCATCCGGTCCGGCCGCTCGGTAGCCCACGTCAAGGAGATGCTGATCCCGGCAGCCTGGGAGAACGTCTCCGACCTCGCCCCGGAGCTGCTGTCGTTCTATGAGTACCACGCCTTCCTGACCGAGCCCTGGGACGGCCCGGCGGCGATCGCCGCCTCGGACGGCAGGCACGTCATCGCCGGCCTCGACCGGAACGGCTTGCGCCCTTCGAGGTGGACCCTCACCCCGGACCTGGTGATCGTCGCCTCGGAGGCGGGCATCGCTCCGGCCGAGGAGATCCAGGCATTGCGCACGGGACAGCTCGGGCCCGGCGAGACGATCATGGTCGACCTGACGACGGGCGCCGTTTCGTTCGACGGGGAGATCAAGTCGGCCCTGGCCGCGCGAGCGCCATACGGCGAATGGATCCGCACCAACACGAACTACGTGCGTAACCCGTTCGACGATCAGCAAGACGAGCTCTTCGATCCCGCCAGGCTGGCGAGGGTGTTCGGATATACCAACGAGGAGCGCCGGCTCATCCTGGAGCAGATGACCGCAGGCGTGGAGCCGGTGCTCTCGATGGGCCACGACACCGGCCTGGCGGTGCTGTCCGGGTTCCCGCAGCGCCTCTCGCGTTACTTCCACCAAGCGTTCGCCCAGGTGACGAACCCACCGATGGACCCGATCAGGGAGCGGCTCGTCATGTCGCTTCGCTCGTATCTCGGCAGGCGCGGGTCGCTTCTCGAGGAGACGGAGCAGCAGGCCCACCTGATGGAGCTGGCGTCGCCGGTGTTGAGCGACGCCGAGGTCCAGCGCCTCCGCTCGTCGTCGGACCCTGCGTTCGAGTCGGTCTGGCTCGAGGCGTTGTTCCCGGCGGAGGAAGGCGCCGGCGGGATGGTCGAGGCGGTCGGGCGGCTGTGCGACGAGGCGGAAGCGGCGGCCGCAGAGGGCGTGACGATCCTCATCGTCTCCGACAAGGAGGTCGATGGGACGCGCGCCCCGATCCCCATCCTCCTGGCGGTCGGAGCCGTGCACCACCGGCTCGTCGAGACCGGGCTGCGGATCCGGTGCTCGATCATCGCGGTCTCTGGTGAACCGCGCGACGCCCACGATGTCGCCTGCCTGATCGGCTTCGGCGCCTCTGCGGTCAATCCATACCTCGCCATCGAGGAGGTGCGGGCGATGGCCGAGCGCGGCGACGTTGCCCTCGATGCCGTCGCCGCCCAGGAGGGCTACCGGGAGAGCCTCGAGAAGGGCTTGCTGAAGATCATGTCGAAGATGGGGATCTGCACGATCACGGCATATCTCGGCAGCGAGCTGTTCGAGGCGATCGGGCTCGACGAGGAGGTGTGCGAGCTCGCCTTTCGGTTCGTGCCGAGGAGGATCGGGGGCGTCGGCTTGGACAAGATCGCCTCGGACGCTCTCGGACGGCACGCCGCCTTCGCGGCGGGGGAGGAGGAGGTCGGGGGCTACTACCGCCATCGCTCGGGTGGGATGACCCACATCAACGGCCCCCGAACCGTCCTGGCGCTCCAGAAGGCGGTCCGAAGCGGCCTGCGTTCGGACTGGGACGCCTATCGAGCCGTCGTCCAGCAGGACAGGGAGCCGCTCGAGATCCGCGACCTGCTCGACTTCCATCCGGCCGCGGTGCCCGGCCCGATCGACGAGGTCGAGTCGATCGACCGGATCATGCGCCGCTTCACGACCGCGGCCATGTCGCACGGCGCCCTCTCGAAGGAGGCTCACGAGACGCTCGCCGAGGCGATGAACTACATCGGAGGCCTCTCGAACAGCGGCGAGGGAGGTGAGGACCCCGCCCGGTACGGCACGCCGCGCAATTCGCCCATCAAGCAGGTCGCCAGCGGGCGATTCGGCGTCACACCCGGATACCTGGCGTCTGCCGAGGAGTTCCAGATCAAGATGGCTCAGGGCTCCAAACCCGGCGAAGGTGGCCAACTCCCGGGCCACAAGGTCTCCGGAGAGATCGCCACGCTGCGTCACACGGAGCCGGGTGTCACCCTCATCTCACCCCCTCCCCACCACGACATCTACTCGATCGAGGACCTCGCCCAGCTCATCCACGACCTGAAGGCGTTCAAGCCGCTGGCGAGGGTGTCGGTGAAGCTGGTGTCGGGCCCGGGCGTCGGCACGATCGCGGTCGGCGTCGCCAAGGCGCTCGCAGACGTCGTGCTGATCTCGGGAAACTCGGGCGGAACCGGCGCATCGCCTCTCGTTTCGATCAAGCACGCCGGCTCTCCGTGGGAGCTCGGCTTGGCCGAGGCACACCAGGCGCTCGTGGGCGACGGCCTGAGGCACACGATGACCGTCGAGACGGACGGGGGCATGCGCACCGGCCGCGACGTGGTCATGGCGGCGCTGCTCGGTGCCGACCGGTACGGCTTCGGAACCGTGGCGCTGCTCGCCCTCGGCTGCAAGATGGTCAGGCAGTGTCACGAGAACACGTGCCCGGTCGGGATCACCACCCAGCGCGAGGATCTCCGGGCAAAATACGCCGGCTCGGTCGAGCAACTCGTCGTGCTCTTCAGGAACATCGCAGAAGACGTCCGCGAGCACCTGGCGATGCTCGGCGTCCACACCCTCGACGAGGTGATCGGGAGAGCGGATCTGCTGACTGCCCGGGTGTCGGGCGACCCGATCGCCGCGCAGTTCCTGTCGCTCATGGCGCGCCCGGAGGCCTTGCTCGACAACCGTTTCGGCACGAACCGGAGCTTCAGGACCGTGGCGAGGAGCCGGGTGGGGGAGCAGCTGGCGCTCGAGGGGAGGCGGGTCATCTCGACCGGAGCCTCCCTCGAACTGGCGTACCCGGTGCGCAACACGGACCGCGCCGTCGGCACCAGGCTCTCGGGTGAGATCGCAGAGGTGCACGGCGACGACGGCCTCCCGGATGGAACGATCAACGTTCGTCTCAGCGGCACCGCGGGTCAGAGCTTCGGGGCGTTCCTCTCCACCGGTGTGGCGCTGCGCCTCGTCGGGATCGCCAACGACTACGTCGGCAAGGGCATGGGAGGAGGCCTCATCTCGATCAGGCCGGAGGCCGGCGAGCCGGGGGCGGCGGCCCACGGAGCAGGGAACGCCTGCCTCTACGGGGCGACGGGCGGTGCCCTCTACGTGGCCGGCACGGTCGGCCAGCGCTTCGCGGTTCGCAACTCGGGGGCGACCGCCGTCATCGAGGGTGCCAGCGACCACTGTTGCGAGTACATGACGGGCGGTCGCGTCGCCGTCATCGGTCCGGTGGGCCGCAATGTGGCGGCCGGCATGACCGGGGGCGTCCTCTACGTGTGGGATCCGGAGGCCAAGCCGCACTTCGCCGAGTCCGCCCCCACGGCCGCACGGCTCGAGGACGGGGACGCCACCGAGGTCAGACAGATGCTGCACGACCACATCGCCGAGACGAGGAGTCGGGTCGCCGAGCGCATCGTCGACCGCTGGGACGAAGCCCGGCACGAGTTCTGGGTGTTGAGAGCGAACACGCCGATCGCCGACGACCAGCCCGTCCTCGACGCTGCGGTGGGCTGA
- a CDS encoding dihydrolipoamide acetyltransferase family protein → MAREFLLPDIGEGLVDAEVVKWHVAVGDVIAVDQVVVEVETAKAVVEIPSPYGGTVLRLGAAEGETIDVGKVLIVVGDPSELGAEPEAPAAPAATPARSGGDSTPARPAASPEPRAMPIVRKMARQAGVDLAAVSGTGPGGAVTRRDIEAHLADGGTTAPAATSGDDERVKLSRTRRTIAEHMERSWREIPHVTTFHEVDGTRILEARRALETRLGAPIPIEALVIKAVLPVLAEFPEFNATLEGDELVMHRSHHVGIAVDTPDGLIVPVVTAASQLDVAGLAARIIDLAVRAKARKLTPGETSGSTFTVTNIGAIGGTHGTPIIPHGTTAILSIGRARQAPAVVGGAVVARTTLPISLSFDHRVIDGALGQRFAARLAENLAEPALFLAG, encoded by the coding sequence ATGGCTCGCGAGTTCCTGCTGCCCGACATCGGTGAAGGCCTCGTCGACGCCGAGGTCGTCAAGTGGCACGTCGCCGTCGGCGACGTCATCGCCGTCGACCAGGTCGTAGTCGAGGTGGAGACTGCGAAGGCGGTCGTCGAGATCCCGAGCCCCTACGGCGGCACCGTTCTCCGGCTGGGGGCCGCCGAGGGCGAGACCATCGACGTCGGCAAGGTGCTCATCGTCGTCGGCGACCCCTCGGAGCTCGGTGCCGAGCCGGAAGCCCCCGCAGCACCGGCAGCCACGCCTGCCCGGTCGGGAGGCGACTCGACACCTGCGAGGCCGGCCGCCTCCCCCGAACCGAGGGCCATGCCGATCGTTCGCAAGATGGCGCGCCAAGCAGGTGTCGACCTGGCCGCGGTGAGCGGAACGGGGCCGGGTGGCGCCGTCACCCGGCGGGACATCGAGGCTCACCTGGCCGACGGGGGCACCACCGCGCCCGCGGCGACGTCCGGAGACGACGAGCGCGTCAAGTTGTCGAGGACGCGCCGGACGATCGCCGAGCACATGGAGCGGAGCTGGCGGGAGATCCCGCACGTCACCACGTTCCATGAGGTCGACGGGACCCGGATCCTCGAGGCGCGTCGTGCCCTGGAGACGCGGCTCGGGGCCCCGATACCGATCGAGGCGCTCGTCATCAAGGCCGTGCTGCCTGTGCTCGCCGAGTTCCCGGAGTTCAACGCCACCCTCGAAGGGGACGAGCTCGTCATGCACCGCAGCCACCACGTCGGCATCGCGGTCGACACGCCGGACGGACTCATCGTGCCGGTCGTCACGGCCGCGTCCCAGCTCGACGTGGCGGGCCTGGCGGCGAGGATCATCGACCTAGCTGTCCGGGCGAAGGCCAGGAAACTCACGCCCGGAGAGACGAGCGGGTCGACGTTCACGGTCACGAACATCGGGGCGATCGGAGGCACCCACGGCACTCCGATCATCCCGCACGGCACCACGGCCATCCTGTCGATCGGACGGGCGAGGCAGGCGCCCGCAGTCGTCGGCGGCGCCGTCGTCGCCAGGACCACGCTGCCGATCAGCCTCTCGTTCGATCATCGCGTGATCGACGGCGCCCTCGGCCAGCGATTCGCGGCCCGGCTCGCAGAGAACCTCGCCGAGCCGGCGCTCTTCCTGGCCGGCTGA
- a CDS encoding NAD(P)H-binding protein: MPVIVIGADTDLGEAVLDALLPRESEIRAFVSSPEAADGLRRRGLKVALGDVSDGSHVSAAARDVFCAVLVATAARDARERSFAASEDAVMAAWEDAMREAGVRRVIWLDDGGAAGSSTAATETVRVDAAGRDPTTVATEVARLEGAARL; encoded by the coding sequence ATGCCGGTCATCGTCATCGGTGCGGACACGGACCTCGGGGAGGCGGTGCTCGACGCGCTCCTCCCCCGCGAGAGCGAGATCAGAGCATTCGTCTCGAGCCCGGAAGCGGCGGACGGGCTCCGCCGGCGCGGCTTGAAGGTAGCCCTCGGTGACGTGTCGGACGGCTCTCATGTCAGCGCAGCGGCGCGCGACGTGTTCTGCGCCGTCCTCGTCGCGACTGCAGCTCGAGACGCCAGGGAACGTTCGTTCGCGGCATCCGAGGATGCGGTCATGGCGGCGTGGGAGGACGCCATGCGGGAGGCAGGCGTGCGGCGCGTCATCTGGCTGGACGACGGCGGAGCTGCCGGGTCGAGCACGGCGGCAACCGAGACCGTGCGCGTAGACGCAGCAGGTCGCGATCCGACGACGGTGGCAACTGAGGTGGCGCGCCTCGAGGGGGCCGCCAGGCTCTGA
- a CDS encoding PLP-dependent aspartate aminotransferase family protein, protein MDASVDSGGGTEEAGGHAHRPDPATGGVVPPIQPSTTFARDSSYETIGTHVYARYSNPGWDAVEETLRTLDGGADALVFASGMAAVVAFFETVRAGDHVVAPSVMYHGAQDWLRRLVETRRIDLTLFDAALPDGLAREVRPGRTAIVWIESPVNPTWDVVDIASAAEVAHAAGAVLAVDSTVAPPVTTRPLDLGADFVFHSATKYLNGHSDVLAGVLVAAGDDDRWTEVRQVRGLLGAALGPFEAWLLQRGLRTLGVRFERCSNTAMAVADRLSSHPMVEAVLYPGLASHPGHEIAARQMTGGFGGMLSILVRGGSAAARLVATSTRVFVPATSLGGVESLIEHRRAVEGPHSLVPDNLLRLSIGVEPAADLIADLEQALGRLAAS, encoded by the coding sequence GTGGACGCCAGTGTGGACTCGGGAGGGGGCACGGAGGAGGCCGGCGGGCACGCCCACCGGCCGGACCCGGCCACCGGAGGCGTCGTCCCGCCGATCCAGCCGTCGACGACGTTCGCCAGGGACTCGTCGTACGAGACGATCGGGACCCACGTGTACGCCCGCTACTCGAACCCGGGATGGGATGCCGTCGAGGAGACCCTGCGGACGCTCGACGGAGGGGCCGACGCCCTTGTGTTCGCATCGGGGATGGCTGCGGTCGTGGCCTTCTTCGAGACGGTCAGGGCGGGTGACCACGTCGTGGCTCCCAGCGTCATGTACCACGGCGCCCAGGACTGGCTGCGCCGGCTCGTCGAGACGCGTCGCATCGACCTGACACTCTTCGACGCGGCGCTCCCCGACGGTCTGGCGCGGGAGGTCCGCCCCGGCCGGACCGCCATCGTCTGGATCGAGTCGCCCGTGAACCCCACCTGGGACGTCGTCGACATAGCCTCGGCAGCGGAGGTCGCCCACGCGGCCGGGGCGGTGCTCGCAGTCGACAGCACGGTGGCGCCGCCGGTGACCACCCGGCCGCTCGACCTCGGCGCCGACTTCGTGTTCCACTCGGCGACGAAGTACCTCAACGGCCATTCCGACGTGCTCGCCGGCGTCCTCGTGGCGGCGGGCGACGACGACAGGTGGACCGAGGTGCGCCAGGTGCGGGGACTGCTCGGCGCCGCCCTCGGGCCTTTCGAGGCCTGGCTGCTGCAGCGGGGCCTGCGGACCCTCGGGGTCCGCTTCGAGCGATGTTCGAACACCGCCATGGCTGTCGCAGATCGGCTCTCGAGTCATCCGATGGTGGAGGCCGTCCTCTATCCCGGCCTGGCGAGCCACCCCGGACACGAGATCGCCGCCCGCCAGATGACGGGCGGCTTCGGCGGCATGCTCTCGATCCTGGTGCGGGGCGGCTCGGCGGCGGCACGCCTGGTGGCCACGAGCACCAGGGTGTTCGTGCCGGCGACGTCGCTCGGCGGCGTCGAGAGCCTCATCGAGCACCGCAGGGCGGTGGAGGGTCCCCACAGCCTCGTCCCGGACAACCTGCTCCGCCTCTCGATCGGCGTCGAGCCGGCAGCCGACCTCATCGCCGACCTCGAGCAGGCGCTCGGTCGGCTCGCAGCCAGCTAG
- a CDS encoding TetR/AcrR family transcriptional regulator yields the protein MPGRPPATTRDALFDAALARFEETGVQATSHADIAAEAGIGRTTFYEYFGSIEDLIVQLVETRLPDLVSDILTDVDDGLPPSARLAELATRMIAFVGTDPIGLVLHTEVARLSDHAQRRIQDSHADLSRAFRDVYGDGVAAGVFRELPGRLAGMLIYEVIMTAARELKASPDPKQRVHEVSDAATEFLLRGLHLG from the coding sequence ATGCCAGGCAGACCTCCGGCTACCACCCGCGACGCCCTGTTCGATGCGGCTCTCGCCCGTTTCGAGGAGACGGGGGTCCAGGCGACGTCGCACGCCGACATCGCTGCCGAGGCGGGCATCGGACGCACCACCTTCTACGAGTACTTCGGGAGCATCGAGGACCTCATCGTGCAGCTCGTGGAGACGCGCCTGCCGGATCTCGTCTCGGACATCCTGACCGACGTCGACGACGGGTTGCCGCCGAGCGCTCGCTTGGCGGAGCTGGCGACCCGCATGATCGCCTTCGTCGGCACCGACCCGATCGGCCTCGTGCTCCACACCGAGGTGGCACGGCTGTCCGACCACGCCCAACGCCGGATCCAGGATTCCCACGCAGACCTCTCGCGAGCGTTCCGCGACGTGTACGGCGACGGGGTGGCAGCAGGTGTGTTCCGGGAGCTGCCGGGACGGCTGGCCGGGATGCTCATCTACGAGGTGATCATGACTGCCGCCCGCGAGCTCAAGGCGAGCCCCGATCCGAAGCAGCGCGTGCACGAGGTGTCGGACGCCGCCACCGAGTTCCTGCTGCGAGGCCTTCACCTCGGCTGA